A part of Brassica rapa cultivar Chiifu-401-42 chromosome A05, CAAS_Brap_v3.01, whole genome shotgun sequence genomic DNA contains:
- the LOC103866960 gene encoding uncharacterized protein LOC103866960 isoform X1, whose amino-acid sequence MAETLWIPKILLIALVLIPFGANSQCEFRFSRRNKVFDFNLASSVKNHPHGALSEDGFYRVEANSTVLWFQLCDLLIFNHDPPRCVGCQDCGGPSHCGTSCSALLSENVRGYDVCTSLGHASSSKVDVIDKEDPGKGITVKMLAGSSNPNCSLSVSVICQKNKVDGPFTLTKSGTCDYATEMRHPSGCAVAISGHGSGWGLFSTLVIIILCLFGAYLLGGALYRYFSLGIRGIEVIPNSDFWVTVPHRIQSCFGSLFQRFGGSSHGQQASYSRVN is encoded by the exons ATGGCGGAGACGCTCTGGATCCCAAAGATTCTCCTCATCGCTCTCGTCCTTATCCCCTTCGGAGCTAACTCTCAATGCGAGTTCAGATTCAGTCGACGCAACAAGGTCTTTGATTTCAATTTAGCTTCTTCGGTTAAGAATCACCCTCACGGTGCTCTCAGCGAAGATGG GTTTTATAGAGTGGAAGCGAACAGTACCGTGCTTTGGTTTCAG CTTTGTGACTTGCTTATATTCAATCACGACCCTCCTCGATGTGTTGGTTGCCAA GATTGTGGAGGTCCATCACACTGTGGAACATCGTGTAGTGCACTCTTGTCAGAAAATGTAAGAG GATATGATGTATGCACTTCTCTTGGGCATGCCTCAAGCTCAAAAGTTGATGTTATTG ATAAAGAGGATCCTGGCAAAGGCATCACTGTTAAGATGTTAGCTGGAAGTAGTAACCCAAATTGCTCACTTTCAGTTTCTGTTATCTGCCAGAAAAATAAAGTTGAT GGACCATTCACTTTAACGAAATCTGGTACCTGTGATTAC GCTACTGAGATGCGACATCCTTCAGGTTGTGCAGTAGCTATATCAGGCCATGGTAGTGGATGGGGCTTGTTTAGTACCTTAGTAATCAT TATCTTATGTTTATTCGGAGCTTATCTGCTGGGTGGTGCATTATATCGCTATTTCTCCCTTGGAATCCGTGGCATAGAA GTAATCCCAAATTCTGATTTCTGGGTCACTGTACCTCACAGAATACAG AGCTGTTTTGGTTCACTATTTCAGAGATTTGGGGGTTCAAGTCATGGCCAACAAGCCTCCTATTCGCGGGTCAACTAG
- the LOC103866960 gene encoding uncharacterized protein LOC103866960 isoform X2, producing the protein MGFIEWKRTVPCFGFRLSSLHQLCDLLIFNHDPPRCVGCQDCGGPSHCGTSCSALLSENVRGYDVCTSLGHASSSKVDVIDKEDPGKGITVKMLAGSSNPNCSLSVSVICQKNKVDGPFTLTKSGTCDYATEMRHPSGCAVAISGHGSGWGLFSTLVIIILCLFGAYLLGGALYRYFSLGIRGIEVIPNSDFWVTVPHRIQSCFGSLFQRFGGSSHGQQASYSRVN; encoded by the exons ATGG GTTTTATAGAGTGGAAGCGAACAGTACCGTGCTTTGGTTTCAGGTTGTCCTCTCTACATCAG CTTTGTGACTTGCTTATATTCAATCACGACCCTCCTCGATGTGTTGGTTGCCAA GATTGTGGAGGTCCATCACACTGTGGAACATCGTGTAGTGCACTCTTGTCAGAAAATGTAAGAG GATATGATGTATGCACTTCTCTTGGGCATGCCTCAAGCTCAAAAGTTGATGTTATTG ATAAAGAGGATCCTGGCAAAGGCATCACTGTTAAGATGTTAGCTGGAAGTAGTAACCCAAATTGCTCACTTTCAGTTTCTGTTATCTGCCAGAAAAATAAAGTTGAT GGACCATTCACTTTAACGAAATCTGGTACCTGTGATTAC GCTACTGAGATGCGACATCCTTCAGGTTGTGCAGTAGCTATATCAGGCCATGGTAGTGGATGGGGCTTGTTTAGTACCTTAGTAATCAT TATCTTATGTTTATTCGGAGCTTATCTGCTGGGTGGTGCATTATATCGCTATTTCTCCCTTGGAATCCGTGGCATAGAA GTAATCCCAAATTCTGATTTCTGGGTCACTGTACCTCACAGAATACAG AGCTGTTTTGGTTCACTATTTCAGAGATTTGGGGGTTCAAGTCATGGCCAACAAGCCTCCTATTCGCGGGTCAACTAG